One part of the Arachis hypogaea cultivar Tifrunner unplaced genomic scaffold, arahy.Tifrunner.gnm2.J5K5 arahy.Tifrunner.gnm2.scaffold_189, whole genome shotgun sequence genome encodes these proteins:
- the LOC114927323 gene encoding uncharacterized protein, which produces MADVPPPSLSEFMRMVAELQQANQRMADKNQIMATQIAELNHTLIEHNDTHHQQPEDNEHHSQPSHVSETIQAEEVQPEDEKEESDELVGPFTEEVMNFELPKRFTLPLILTPYDGLGDPKKFLKKFRSIIIVNGASDTVLCHCFSNYLDGPALDCLCALPAGSISRFQQLAKLFEEHFAGSVIYLHNSDYLNTIKQGPNESLKDYMTRFTKASISIPDFHSEVHLHAIKSGLRPRKFQETIAVAKPRTLAEFRKKAKGQIDIKELRQAWKSEKTNYQDEDKALSTKKNFKLTPRFDSYTQFNTKREDIIREILNSKLIKPPRKAGTSQDTKNVDKSKYCSFHQKHGHNTNECVVAKDLLERLARQGHLDKYIGGHI; this is translated from the coding sequence ATGGCTGACGTACCACCTCCTTCACTATCCGAATTTATGCGGATGGTAGCTGAGCTACAACAAGCCAATCAACGAATGGCCGACAAAAACCAAATAATGGCTACTCAAATCGCTGAACTGAACCATACTCTGATAGAACATAACGACACTCATCACCAGCAACCAGAAGATAATGAGCATCATTCCCAGCCCTCTCATGTCTCGGAGACTATCCAAGCCGAGGAAGTTCAACCTGAAGATGAAAAGGAAGAGTCCGACGAACTTGTAGGACCCTTCACAGAAGAAGTGATGAACTTCGAATTGCCGAAGAGATTCACCCTGCCACTAATCCTCACACCTTATGATGGGCTCGGAGACCCAAAGAAATTTCTCAAAAAGTTCCGATCAATAATAATCGTCAATGGTGCATCAGATACTGTTTTATGCCAttgtttttcaaattatttagatggtcctgcacttgattgtTTGTGTGCTCTGCCTGCAGGTTCTATCTCGCGATTTCAGCAGTTGGCGAAGCTATTTGAAGAACACTTTGCTGGATCCGTGATTTACCTACACAACTCCGATTATCTGAATACAATCAAACAGGGACCGAACGAAAGCTTGAAGGACTATATGACCCGTTTCACCAAAGCCTCCATCAGTATACCTGACTTCCACTCCGAGGTTCACCTACACGCAATCAAAAGCGGACTTCGACCTAGAAAGTTCCAGGAGACCATCGCAGTAGCCAAGCCGAGGACCCTTGCAGAGTTTCGCAAGAAAGCAAAAGGCCAAATTGATATCAAAGAACTCAGACAAGCTTGGAAATCTGAGAAGACAAACTACCAAGATGAAGATAAGGCCTTAAGCACTAAGAAAAACTTTAAACTAACCCCTCGATTTGATTCCTATACGCAGTTCAACACTAAGCGAGAAGACATAATTAGAGAGATCTTAAATTCAAAGCTAATCAAGCCACCAAGAAAGGCCGGTACCTCTCAAGATACAAAGAATGTGGACAAGTCTAAATATTGTTCTTTCCACCAGAAACACGGGCACAACACTAACGAATGTGTGGTGGCCAAGGACCTTCTGGAACGCCTAGCCAGGCAGGGACACCTTGACAAATACATTGGGGGTCACATCTAA